The sequence below is a genomic window from Chelmon rostratus isolate fCheRos1 chromosome 24, fCheRos1.pri, whole genome shotgun sequence.
TCTGCGGTGCCTCGGCCGTCTGTGTTTGAAGCTGGCTGCAGATCAGTGATCCTGCTAACCGGGTTATTCATTAGTCTCGATGGCAGCCGTGAACGTCGCCTGtttgtgcatctctgtgtgttttttttgcgtTGAGCGGTCGCGCCCCGCGGTGGGAAAACACTCCATTCACACCTGCAGAACgccacttcagctgctgttagTGGTGGAGAgccgtctgtttgtgtgaatgctGCTTCAGACGTGCACAAACTTAGACTTTTTAACAGAAGGCGAGAGATGCGCGAGGTGCAACACATTCATCGTGTTTCTTTGCAGAACATCTGAAGAACTATTAAAACATGAAGCGTTAAAAAGATTAAACGACTCAGCAACCGATTAAATTTAACTTCACCAATTTGtcagaaaatgatttgtttaagtcatttttcaggcaaaatgtttttatttgctgctttcatttgtctgaaatgaaaattaataatttaagAGGAGAAGTTTGAACTGTTGGTCGAGCATTTTGCAAAATTTTCACTAACCGATCGATTAATgaaggaaataatcagctgattgatccagaatgaaaagaatcaatagttaaaatgaagctcaaccagctccaacagtaaaatcctgctttgacatgaacgactaagtcacagtaatctgatgagatcaggagaacagtagaacagtagaaccgtcacagggacgttttactaTAGTATACACTGAGTAAAtacactcagtacttttactttaatacctGAAGTACATTTTACTCATTATActtatcaaatcaaatcaaaatttatttatatagcacttcaCAGCActcaaggtgaccaaagtgctttccagttgaaaacaaacagtaaaattagaaatgaaaacagattaaaagaagcaacaatagaacacatatcagggaaataaaaaacagataaaatcgaataaaataaaatatgataaaataaattaaaatgtcaccacattactgtgtattaaaagccaCTCTGTTTGTTCCAGAGTCGGGCCCAGCGACGGAAAAGGCTCGATCCCCCCACTGTTTATACCTGGCCTTTGGGACTTCCAGTAATAACTGATTTGTGGACCTTCGCGCCCTGTTTGGGTTTCGGACGGAGAGAagctctgtcaaataaatagGAGCTGGGCCGTTGatggctttaaaaacaaaaagtaaaattttaatttgtatcCTAGAAGAAACTggaagccagtggagggaaaagaggaccGGGGTGATGTGCTGACGCCTTGAAGTGTTCGTCAGGAAacgagctgctgcattttgccCCAGCTGGAGGCGGCTCGGGGCAGACTGGGAAACACCAACATAGAGAGCATTACAGTGGCCTATTCGTGAGCTGATAAAAGCGAGAATAGTCCTTTCAAGGTCGTGcgatttaaaaaaggctttactTTAGATAAAATACATAGTTGATAAAAACTTGCTCTGATCACGTGATCAATCTGTTTGTcaaatgagaaactgctgtcAAAAATAACCCCAAGATTCTTTACAAATGGTTTTAGCTTCAAAGAGTCCGAATCTGCAAGAACATTGTCACCAAATAGAATGAACTCGGTCTTGTCCTCGTTCAGATGAAGGAAATTGCTCCCCAGCCATGACTTGATTTCACTGATGCAGTCTGTGAGGGACTGAAGAGCAACACTTTTGGTTGGGAACACTGGTAAATACAGCTGGAGGTCATCAGCGTAGcagtgaaatgctaaattatgTCTCGCTATAATTGACCCCAGCGGCAACATATAAAGTGAAAAAAGCGAAGGTCCCAAAATAGAGCCCTGGGGAactccacaaaacaaagaggcaacagaggaggacaggtcaCCAATCATTACAGAAAAAGTCCTGTTGTTTAGGTAAGACTCAAACCACTTGAGTGCAGTACCATGGATACCAACATAATTATTTAAGCGGGACAAGAGAATGGAATGGTCCACTGTATCAAATGCTGGCGTTAAGTTAAGCAGCACAAGGACGACAGGCCGGTTGGCATCAACAGACACAGCTATGTCATTGTGTACTCAAAGCAAGACTCTGTGCTATGCCGTGATCTGTTATGTCTGAACATGTTGGATTTTCAGCCACATCCCACTGAAATGATCAGTGTTTATATTTTGCAGGGTTAAATAAAGTTGTATTGAATTGAAAGGATGCTGAAGAataattgtgtgtgtctgtgcagccgAATGTTCCCGGTCCTGAAGGTCAGCGTGTCCGGTCTGGACCCCAGCTCCATGTACTCCTTCCTGCTGGACTTCGTGCCGGCCGACGGCTGCCGCTGGAAGTTCGTGAATGGGGAGTGGGTGGCGGCCGGCCGGGCGGAGGGCCGCGCCGAGGGGCGGGGCCACGGCGGCATCTACATCCACCCCGACTCGCCGAACTTCGGCGCTCACTGGATGAAGGCGGCCGTGACCTTCAACAAGGTCAAACTCACCAACAAGGTGAACGGAGGAGGACAGGTGTGTCCCGGCTTCACCTTTTAACTCCTGAAGAAAAGTTTAAATGAGACTGAAGGCTGAATcagcctctttcctctcttctatttgttcattgttttctctctttcgttctttttgctctttatttcaTCGTTTGTTCGCTTGTTCCTTCATTTGTTCATtgtgtcctttttctttctttcattcatttctttcttcttctcttcctcttctcttcttcttttcttctttccctactctttcttcccctcgcgctcgtcttcttcttcttctgtctatTATCGGGCTCTCCATGTCAAGAGCACGTCTTCCTCttttcgtctctctctctctcctccctatATTGTATTGGAGTGGGCGAGAGACTACTGCCTCTAATTAGCCACTTCAGTCCCTCTCCTCGCTCACTTCACCTGCTCGCCCCCTCGTAACCACGGGAACGGGATAAACAGCTCTTAATTGGCCGGCAGCAGTTTAATGCACTTCCTGTCGAGAGCCGTTCACCACTCAGAGaggccttcacacacacacacacacacacacacacacacacacgtccagcACTACAAAATTGGCAATAATGTTGTTTATATTTACCCCATTATccctgtccaaacacacacacacacacacacacacacacacacacacacacacagtgggcaGTAATGCAGAGTTGGAACAGAGAGCTCGGCCATAATGAAATAATTGCTCAGCTTATTTGTACATTATGGTAATTATGttttttactgtgaaattaATTTACCCATCATGCTTCAGAtggacgagagagagagagagaggtaaactatattcaaacacacacacacactccagctaATGTGGGCACTGCCagcgtaaacacacacacacacacacggcgtCGGGGTCAGATGTGAAGCCAGCCTCTCAATCTGAATAgacaacagtttgtttttgtgtgtcccCCTGGAGAGCTCCGATTGGTTAATTGGGCCTCGTTAgtgagggggaagaggaggaggaggaggtggaggtggaggagttgATGGAGAGGTGGACGACAGATGGATAAAAGAGTGTTTGGGCCAAAAGACAAAGATGGCTCCACTCCATAAACTCTCCTGCAGGCTGACGGACGGACAGAAGCCACACCTggctttcatttttctttgtcgTTCGTTCAGAAGTCGCTTTTTAAACTTTCGGTTGAAGCTCTGAATGTGTTCAGACACGAGTCCAGTTTCTTCTTCTACACCTCAGAGGGAGGTGTTGTTCCTGCGCAGATTCAGATCATcaatacaaaacacatcaaGTCATCGATCGGGATGTTTTACCACCACGAGCGATAAGACCTACTGAGCTGCATAGAGAGGCACGCTGAACGAGGATTTCACAGCAGGTGTTCCTGACCTGGGCCTGCAGACCAGAACCtgaccagcagctgctgtcaggaaCCAGAAAAACCTGCTTTTGTTTCAATTTGGTCGGTTTGATCAATACATTCAGAGATGGAGACAGGATGGACTGAAAGGCATGAAAGCATCGTCATGATTTAAGTATCGCTGCTTCAAACAGCTGTGGACACGTATAAACGGGTGTGAACAGGTGTAAAACAGGTGTGAACAGCTGTaaacaggtgtgaacaggtgtAAAACAGGTGTaaaacaggtgtgaacaggtgtAAAACTGGTGTGAGCAGGTGTAAAACAGGTGTGAGCAGGTGTAAAACAAGTGTGAACAGGTGTAAAACTGGTGTGAGCAGGTGTaaacaggtgtgaacaggtgtaaaacaggtgtgaacagctgtaaacaggtgtgaacaggtgtAAAACAGATGTGAACAGGTGTAAAACAAGTGTGAACAGGTGTAAAACTGGTGTGAGCAGGTGTAAAcaggtgtgagcaggtgtgtgaacatgtttctctgtgtctcagatCATGTTGAACTCGCTCCATAAGTACGAGCCTCAGCTCCACATCGTGTGTGTCGGCTCTCGTCACCGTTTGGTTTCCAACGTTTCCTTCAAAGAGACTCAGTTCATCGCCGTCACGGCCTACCAGAACGAGGaggtacgcacacacacacacacacagacacgcacgcacacacacacgcacgcacatatgcacacgcacgcatgcgcacacacacacacgcacgcacacacacgcacgcacatatgcacacacacacacactgacatgcacacacagaaacactcacacactcatgcacacacacacatgcacacacacacacacaggcacgcacacatacactcatacacacacatgcacacgcacgcacacacccacacagacatgcacacagaaacactcacccacgcatgcacacacacgcacacacgcacacaaacacacacatgtacgcacgcacgcacgcacacacacacgcacgcacgcacacacacacgcacacacacacagacacacactcacatgcacacttacacacacacttacacacacacacacacactcacagacctgaaacagccatgtttgtttgttcttgtcgTCTGTaactttatttgaatttaaatgttttagtCGACAGTGACAGAAGAAGCTTCGTGTGTGTTCAGGCTGAAAGAGTTCATCATGTGTTCTCTGACGAGGAAAACAGGAAacggacagagaggaagaatgtTTGGGATGTTTTCtggtgtgtttctctgtgcagaTCACGGCTCTGAAGATCAAATACAACCCGTTTGCTAAAGCCTTCCTGGACGCCAAAGAGAGGTTTGATCTCCCGTGACGATCCATCGATCATCTGGTTACTTCACAGATTTAGATTTCACATAAAGCATCATGTGATCGGCTGCTAGAAATGCAGGACTTCCTGTTGTGGTGGAGTATTTTGATCTTGTtgttttagtacttttactccagtgaaggatctgagtacttcttccactgctgtgATTGTGTTCGTGGTGGGGTGAATGAGCGTGGTGTGTGAAGCAGCCAGGTGTGTGAAGCAGCCAGGTGTCGGTCAGCAGACACTTAGCGTTTAGCATGTCTCACCAGGATACCAGAGgaagttagcattagcatgtgaTTAGAGAGTTATTATCAGCTGCTCAACGCTGCACCGTCTCGCTCGTTTGGAGCGATGGTGTCAAGTGAGAGAGCtacagaaaccacacacactctctcacacacacacacccaggctGTGCCCTGACGGTGTTTGATTTATCCTCCTCAGGAACCCGGGCGGACGGGGCTTACAGGAGTCACTGGAGAGTCGCGCTGGGATTCAACCCTGTGagttaattaatttatttccacatttcattttgttcctcgcacacaaaacaaatctgcattTATGCAAATATTCTTCTGTGTGTACATTACAATATTTATATTGTGTCTTGAATATTAaaattttttacatttgaatgttttactgttgttcagtttttcttattaattagaattatgtgtatttatgtcaTGAATACGTGAATGTAAAAGTAGTTTATATGTATTTGATTTATATACAATGGAAGGAAGTGTATGAATAGCGTGTAATTAACCATAAAAATCTAATTAACATATTTCAGAAGAACAAAATGTAAGTTGTGCGTTATCAATAAGATTAATGTGAGATCCATCCATATGAActattggtgtgtgtgtgtgtgtgtgtgtgtgtgtgtgtgtgtgtgtctcaggttgGTCATTGTGCTCAGCCGGAGGAGGCGGGGCTTATCCTTACGGCAGCAGCCTCCCACTGACGTCACATCATCACCACGGTTACAAACACCATGGTTACCCGGGGCGACACACACCATACCCCTCTGCCTACCTGCCGCACCGCTCACACCCCTCaggtaactgtgtgtgtgtgtgtgtgtgtgtgtgtgtacagcatacAAACATTTGGACAAACGTTTCTATAGAAACATTTATGCAGAATATACATGtacaaatattaaaatacattaatatacacacactttttaCTGTTATAAACCCACATTCATatccactgacacacatttacagcaaacaggaaatatAAAGATCAgtgtacatttatttacagtacTCTGagtatacatacagtatatatattatacatatatacacacacactgactctcaTTTATGTACATGTATACTTCTACTCACAGTCTATAGAAACACGTGCtctgttcagtctgtctgtctgaaggtGTTCAGGTGTTATCTGACGGGTGGAGCAGCTCCTCCCCTCgtccggcctcctcctcctcctcctctttgtcctcctccacctctctccccctcaccaGCAACGCCTCTTcctcacagcctcctcctcctcctcctcacacctccAGGTGAGCCTGTTGTACATTTGGCAGTAGCACCAGGTACAGTTGATGTCTGCTGTGCGTGAaggtgagtctgtgtgtttgtgttcagtcagTATCCCTGCCTGTGGACGGTTGGATGCGGTGAGCTAAGCCCCTCCCACTCACCGTGCCCCGCTCTCCACGGACCAATCAGCGGCGAGAGCCTGATGCAGCCTCCCAGCCACGGCCGACTGGGCGGTGCTGGGTGGCCACCTGGCCCCACCCACTCTTTCTGAGCAGTGATTGGCTGAATTTCTCTACATGCTGaccactgacagctgcagctcctggcTGCTCGTCTGTACCACCAACTATCTGTGCACACCAGTAGCCTCAGCTGGTGGCTACTGGTGAATGTTTGTACATACTGGTATCTGCTGGTGGCTCCCAGTAGGTACTGGAGGTTATTGTTATGTACTGGTACTTTGACTATTTGTGGCTGCCATTATCTACTGATGGTTACATCTTTCTACTGGGGGCTACACATACTGGTAGCCACTGGTTTCTACATGCACATACTAGTACTGGTGGTTACCAGTATCTACTGGTGGCTCGGAGTAGACACTGGTGGTTTAATACTGGTATCTACAGATGGCTCCTGACAGCAGTCCCAGTGGTTGCTTTTCCCAGCTGCCATCTGTTGGTGCTGCGTTAAGCTGTACTATTAAATATGTGTAATTATATATATCATAATTTTATTTCACCAGTTAATTATTACAGATAATTAGCGTCAAAGTTAGAAAATTAGAAAGACCACAGTTCTGAGAGCTTTGCTTTGTGAAGACGCCCCACATGTTGACATTGTTGGTGTTATGGCGCCCCCTAGTGTCATCCTGTTCTGAGGGTGGTCTGTCTCTATtccagcaggtgtgtgtctgtgcagccatCAGCTGTggtctgcagcacagaaagtgATATTTGATTGATATTTGATTGACAGGGATAGTTTCCATCACACTGacgatgtaaaaaaaaaaaaattcatgtCCAGTTTCGTcttttatttcagctgctgcGTGTCgattgtttgctgttgtttctctgcttaTGATTGTtgctgaaaagcagaaaaaagatgTTTAACAAAACGAAACAAAGAAATTGTTCAGTTTCATGTCTTTGGCTCTGCTGCCTGTGGAGGTCCTGAATTATTGTTCTGCTCTTTGTTGCTTTTGCATGAATTTCACTTCATggctgagacagaaagagagacggcTTACTgtcactctgctctctgtcaATAAAGGTTTGAGGGAAGTTTGcttgtgatattttatttttcccagCAAGAAGAGGCCTTCACTCAGATgcacatacagagagacagcCGCAACAACCAGGAACATCTTTTAGATgcactttaaataaaataaatcccTCCAGCAAGTATTTTTATAGAGCAGAAAATTTCCCCAAAAGAAAAGTAATGGATGACAAcacaagaaatgaaaaaaaacaaacaaacatttagtcTTATTGTGTCAAAGCTAATCAataataagttaaaaaaaatgtccttgTAAATCAAGATGATAAAATATTCatcttttaatgtgaaacaaatgaaatgttgtaTGTAAATTATGTATTGTGAATTTCTGTATGAACTGTATGTTTATTCTTGTCCACAGGTCTCTCTCAGTGAAACTACCTGTTTGATTAAATAAAGAGAATAATAATGATGAGGAAACTCtaaatttcatgttttattttaacataaaaaaaatcacaattttttgtgtggtttcatttttgtcattccTAACATTTTAACTGCTATATCTTAGCTTTATtctaatttaatattttcaacAATACACTTTAAAAAGTCATACTTGTACCTATGACGGTGGGTTTGACTAGTTTTGTATTTCGTGTTTATAGTGTTAATATATAGAAAAGATGCGCCCTGTGCCTCAAAGCACCTCATTTAATAGTGTTTTAGAGTTTCTAAAATGCTTAGTTTGGGGAAGGTTTTCGTCCTGTTTTCTAAAATTGTGAAAGAAAACTTTAATCGAAAATGTATTTAGCATGGCTGTAGTTTTGATAAATGTACCCTTTGATTCTGAAACATTACCGGTGTATTGATAGTCGTAAGTGCATGTTTCGTTCAATCAATGAGACCGGGACGGCTCCGTATGGAAGCGCTGGCAACCATTTATTGAAACTCTTTAAGACAGCCTCGCCACAAGAGGGCACCCGAGGGTAGCGCATAGTCTTAACCACAACCGGAAGCCGACCTTAACGACCCGGAAGTTGTTTGGAGTCGCGGTTAGCATGGTGTGCATCACCGCAAAACAGTCCGAGTTTATCGCTGAATGAACCGACACTGGATGGGTTTAATCTGGATTAAAGATTAATTTTAAAGGTCGGTGAttgtttggatttgttttttatatttataaagctgtttgatttctgtttttaagcCTTAACACTGCGATTTAGCACCCGTTTTTAAACCTAAAGTGGATCATTAACGAGTcggttagcatgttagctgttGACCATAAGTCAAACCTGAGAGtactttctttttcatttaaaacttaTGTAGAGCTATAACGATGGATAGATTATTCAGTACCTGTTATAATTGAAtgacaggtgtgtttttttcattgaattatCCCCAAATTCTCAAACAGTTGTCACGTTCATGTGAAGAtttactgatttttatttttttccgACAAAATGTAATTCCTGTCGGTCAACTAACCAGCTTATCAACTAGTCATTGCAGCtcaaatgttttatgttaagACCTGAATACACTTAAACGTGGAAATAAGCAGTTAAACTCCTTCCATTCCACCCtttgtgaaagcagcagaggatcggttcatgaaaaatgtttttgttcctgtgtgtttccagctgccaTGGCTCACATCACTATCAACCAGTACCTGCAACAGGTAACCTCTTATCTCTGACCCTTTCCTCTgcctgaaaaacaaagctgtagGTACTGGTGCTAACATACTGCGGAACTATTGGTGGCTACATACTGGTGATAGTGGCTGCTGGTTTAATCCTAGTGGCAGCTAATTATACTGTACTGGTTATCTGCTGATGGCTACTAATAAGTACAGGTGGGTAGTTGCAGGTCTCAGTAACCATTGTTGGCCACATGTAAGTACTGGAGGTTTTAGGTCCTGGTTGGTACTAATGACTATCATGGCTATGTGTAGCTGCTAGTAGTTTGTACATGTACTGACAACTGGTGGACACTGTTCAGAACTGATGATtacttgtatttatttgtaaGCCCTTCTAACTACCAGCGGTGGCTACTGATTACAGGGCTGTCATGGTGGCTAATTGCTActgatgacctctgacccctgacccttTACTCTGTCTGAAAATATCGGCACAAAGAAGATACTGCTCCTACTACCATTATGACAAGTGATACTTCAATGTGTAATTCAACCATATGACCTTCAGGGGGCTTCATAGTGTTCACATAGCCACATTAAGACTTGTTGAATCATTGCCTTCTTCTTCGTTGGTGCTTTCAATCTGCAGGTCTACGAGGCCATCGACAACCATGAGGGCTCGTTCTGCGCCGAGCTGCTTTCCTTCAAACACCCACATGTCGCCAACCCTCGGCTCCAGGTGAAGCTCCGCCCACTCAGGTCGATGCACAGCACACAGCGTTGCTAGGATACAACctcaccctgtgtgtgtgtttatttcagctgGCCAATCCAGAAGAAAAATGTCAGCAGCTTCTGGAGCCACCATATGATGAAATGGTTGCAGCTCACCTCAGGTAGGACAGCTGGCAGTCCATCAGAGGTCAATctgatttttaatgtattgATTATTGATCGGTCAATAATAGTCGCTCACATAGTTGAGTCCTTCGTCTGAACAAACGCACATGCCTCCTTCAGGGAGACTTAGATACTTACATTTTTGGATAgccaatgaaatgaaagtggTTCTGAATCAGAGCTCAAGGTGCATGAAACtgcaggtaaccatagcaacacgactgtgtgtatgtgttacaGGTGTACCTACGCAGTGGCCAATCATGACTTTGTTGAAGCCTACAAGTTCCAGACCCTCGTTGTCCAATATCCTTCATgatgaaatcacacacacacacacacacaatcaaataaatacacactgacTGAATAATATATCATGCAACTTCCAATCGATAGTCTATAATTGATCATTGTCGCTCCTTGACCTCTCACATCCTTCCTGAGGGCCTTCCAGTCTCATAAAGAGGAGAACTGGTGAGTAAACACAGATGTTCATGTGA
It includes:
- the tbx19 gene encoding T-box transcription factor TBX19, translated to MKVEGLQEDGESGSVSSADRTAAGRTAACGSGSAERCMSRLLSAVESELQAGREKGDPTERELRVTLEDGELWRKFQHITNEMIVTKNGRRMFPVLKVSVSGLDPSSMYSFLLDFVPADGCRWKFVNGEWVAAGRAEGRAEGRGHGGIYIHPDSPNFGAHWMKAAVTFNKVKLTNKVNGGGQIMLNSLHKYEPQLHIVCVGSRHRLVSNVSFKETQFIAVTAYQNEEITALKIKYNPFAKAFLDAKERNPGGRGLQESLESRAGIQPCWSLCSAGGGGAYPYGSSLPLTSHHHHGYKHHGYPGRHTPYPSAYLPHRSHPSVCLSEGVQVLSDGWSSSSPRPASSSSSSLSSSTSLPLTSNASSSQPPPPPPHTSSQYPCLWTVGCGELSPSHSPCPALHGPISGESLMQPPSHGRLGGAGWPPGPTHSF